A region from the Variovorax sp. RKNM96 genome encodes:
- a CDS encoding FliM/FliN family flagellar motor C-terminal domain-containing protein, which yields MNVLASHAPSGSALLDPVESALEARPLRSWRDAQKEAVRQHFAALHRDWSAEWMPTREGVSVASEVRVSEPDGTMVLPAEGIACWSFADPSRRGTSARNLDAAQAAIRAIADRMFAFDMGTTTALAQEPARIAPAVARAAWADWLHRIDAMLEGFSLTNQEPIGTQGAGVPSGAWSGVLCVRWSWCGGAWSLGLPHDAIAALLGSQAASKPAPPRPDPESPPKERLDRALADQRLALRVMLEGVELNLGQLQELRLHDVVPLGHALSDPARVVSADGSPVCEGWLGQSEGRIAVELAVLVPAPAAAMAPLSNIHPSKGKIQ from the coding sequence ATGAACGTCCTGGCTTCTCACGCCCCGTCCGGTTCGGCGTTGCTGGACCCGGTCGAATCCGCCCTCGAGGCGCGGCCTTTGCGCAGTTGGCGCGACGCGCAGAAAGAGGCTGTGCGCCAGCACTTCGCGGCGCTGCATCGCGATTGGAGCGCCGAATGGATGCCCACGCGCGAAGGCGTGTCCGTGGCGTCCGAGGTCCGGGTGAGCGAGCCCGACGGGACCATGGTGCTTCCTGCCGAGGGCATCGCCTGCTGGTCTTTTGCCGACCCGTCGCGCCGCGGCACCAGCGCGCGGAATCTCGACGCGGCCCAGGCCGCCATCCGCGCGATTGCAGACCGGATGTTCGCGTTCGACATGGGCACGACGACTGCTTTGGCACAGGAGCCCGCAAGGATTGCTCCCGCGGTGGCCCGAGCGGCCTGGGCAGACTGGCTGCATCGCATCGATGCGATGCTGGAAGGCTTTTCGCTCACGAACCAGGAGCCCATTGGCACGCAGGGAGCGGGTGTCCCTTCCGGCGCGTGGTCCGGTGTGCTGTGCGTGCGATGGTCCTGGTGCGGCGGAGCCTGGAGCCTGGGGCTGCCGCATGACGCGATCGCGGCGTTGCTGGGCAGCCAGGCCGCATCGAAGCCCGCACCACCTCGTCCGGATCCGGAGAGCCCACCCAAGGAGCGCCTGGACCGGGCCCTGGCAGACCAGCGCCTTGCGCTTCGCGTCATGCTCGAGGGCGTGGAACTCAATCTGGGTCAACTGCAGGAACTGCGGCTCCACGACGTCGTGCCGCTGGGGCACGCGCTGAGCGACCCGGCTCGGGTCGTGAGCGCAGACGGCTCGCCGGTCTGCGAAGGCTGGCTGGGGCAAAGCGAGGGGCGGATCGCGGTCGAGCTCGCCGTGCTCGTACCAGCCCCTGCCGCGGCCATGGCGCCGCTCTCGAACATTCATCCATCGAAGGGAAAAATCCAATGA
- a CDS encoding FliM/FliN family flagellar motor C-terminal domain-containing protein: MTQALEGIVADHRVGASGSATESRGESRARPASGNHAPTAQIIALPDLHVGADGDAANHAGDATILKDWNPLHQIKAKLQVCVGEATISVGELLGAREHQVLRLDREIDQAVDLTIEGKVVARGQLVAVDGHFAVRITELPVALGLASGS, translated from the coding sequence ATGACACAAGCTCTGGAAGGCATCGTCGCCGATCACCGTGTCGGCGCATCCGGCAGTGCCACCGAATCACGCGGCGAGAGCCGGGCACGCCCGGCATCGGGCAACCACGCGCCCACCGCGCAGATCATCGCGCTGCCCGACCTCCATGTCGGCGCCGACGGCGATGCTGCGAATCATGCGGGCGATGCCACCATCCTCAAGGACTGGAATCCCCTGCATCAGATCAAGGCCAAGCTGCAGGTGTGCGTGGGAGAGGCGACCATCTCGGTGGGGGAACTGCTCGGCGCCAGGGAGCATCAGGTCCTGCGGCTCGACCGCGAGATCGATCAGGCGGTCGACCTGACCATCGAGGGCAAGGTGGTGGCGCGCGGTCAGCTGGTGGCCGTGGATGGGCACTTTGCGGTGCGCATCACCGAGCTGCCCGTTGCGCTGGGCCTGGCGTCGGGATCCTGA
- a CDS encoding flagellar biosynthetic protein FliO, with protein sequence MGEPAFRSMRAAIRGLVIACLVAAAGLLPWGQSHAQDAQDGATASSGRTSLPASIPVKREPSVEGAADSGSRWWMVIPVAAGLLAFAVIAARRNGQSAKPAGAWRMRFGKLPGTASSNEIQRVSSTRLTPRHSLHVVVWNGRQLLLGCTDQSVQLLAESPVAGETTELGVTQ encoded by the coding sequence ATGGGCGAACCGGCGTTTCGATCCATGCGGGCCGCGATCCGCGGGCTGGTCATTGCTTGCCTTGTCGCGGCGGCGGGGTTGTTGCCATGGGGGCAGAGCCATGCTCAGGACGCGCAGGACGGCGCAACGGCGTCGTCCGGCAGAACCAGCCTGCCCGCCAGCATTCCGGTCAAGCGCGAGCCCTCGGTCGAGGGCGCAGCAGATAGCGGCAGTCGGTGGTGGATGGTCATTCCGGTTGCAGCGGGCCTTCTTGCATTCGCGGTGATCGCCGCGCGACGCAATGGGCAGTCGGCGAAGCCCGCAGGCGCTTGGCGAATGCGGTTCGGAAAACTGCCGGGCACCGCGTCGTCAAACGAGATTCAACGCGTCTCGAGCACGCGCCTGACGCCGCGCCACAGCCTGCATGTGGTGGTCTGGAACGGGCGGCAGCTGTTGCTGGGCTGTACGGACCAATCCGTTCAACTGCTCGCGGAGTCGCCGGTTGCCGGCGAAACGACCGAACTCGGAGTGACGCAATGA
- the fliP gene encoding flagellar type III secretion system pore protein FliP (The bacterial flagellar biogenesis protein FliP forms a type III secretion system (T3SS)-type pore required for flagellar assembly.): protein MRRVVAGSDMRTKQSWVAVLALALWVAVLLGWPVSDARAQAQEEVVSETVPAPSEPPPVISPAPAVTADVPAPAPKSAAPAPNPARPKAQPAANPVAAAATPATETAQALRVVLGLTVLAILPALLVCLTSFLRIIVVLSMLRHAIGMNETPPNTVLIGLALFLTLFTMSPVLQKVNQDAFEPFMAGKLSTEQGYTQGIAPLREFMVRQTREADLALMVELSKAPTPKSMDDISNVQLIPSFMLSELRSAFQIGFVIFLPFLLIDLIVSSILMALGMMMMPPTTIALPLKILMFVLVDGWSLVLKALVGSFH from the coding sequence ATGAGGCGTGTCGTTGCCGGTTCGGACATGCGCACGAAACAATCTTGGGTTGCCGTCCTCGCCCTCGCGCTGTGGGTCGCCGTTTTGCTGGGCTGGCCTGTCAGCGATGCGCGGGCCCAGGCACAGGAAGAGGTTGTGTCGGAAACCGTGCCCGCCCCCAGCGAGCCGCCGCCCGTGATTTCTCCGGCGCCCGCCGTGACAGCGGACGTGCCGGCGCCCGCGCCGAAGTCCGCGGCGCCGGCGCCGAATCCTGCCCGACCCAAGGCGCAGCCAGCCGCGAATCCCGTCGCAGCGGCCGCGACGCCGGCGACGGAAACCGCCCAGGCGCTGCGGGTGGTTCTGGGACTGACCGTGCTGGCCATCCTGCCGGCGCTGCTGGTCTGCCTCACCAGCTTCCTGCGCATCATCGTGGTGCTGTCGATGCTTCGCCACGCGATCGGCATGAACGAGACGCCTCCCAATACGGTCCTGATCGGCCTGGCGCTCTTCCTCACGCTTTTCACGATGTCGCCCGTGCTGCAAAAGGTCAACCAGGACGCGTTCGAACCTTTCATGGCAGGCAAGCTCTCGACCGAGCAGGGCTACACCCAGGGCATTGCGCCGCTGCGCGAGTTCATGGTGCGGCAAACGCGAGAAGCCGACCTGGCATTGATGGTGGAGCTATCGAAGGCGCCCACGCCCAAGTCGATGGACGACATCAGCAACGTGCAGCTCATACCGTCGTTCATGCTCTCGGAGCTGCGCTCTGCGTTCCAGATCGGCTTTGTGATCTTTCTGCCTTTTCTGCTGATCGACCTGATCGTGTCGAGCATTCTCATGGCGCTCGGGATGATGATGATGCCGCCGACCACGATTGCGCTGCCGCTCAAGATACTGATGTTCGTCCTGGTCGATGGCTGGAGCCTGGTGCTCAAGGCGCTGGTGGGCAGTTTTCACTGA
- a CDS encoding sigma-70 family RNA polymerase sigma factor, translated as MTMPRLSPAPPALLQPFPDLEAETGKILGELPEAPDPMASLWLRWRRQGDEGAREQLIDHYLPYARMMAAMVYGRRTHNDVEFEDYLQLARIGLLEAVDRFDPDRGARFKTFAARRVQGAVLNGLTRLTEKNQQISAQMRLRRERLEAVKEAASAEVAGDNASIVDDKAPGADKLFRYLAEVGIGIALGVLLEGTGMVDAEAFDNNDHVASPEVSYFRKSEILQLHAVLRGLVDQLGERQKTVIRYHYLQEIPFDEIARSMNITRGRVSQLHREGLSRLRELLRKDARCDVSW; from the coding sequence ATGACCATGCCTCGCCTGAGTCCAGCGCCGCCAGCGTTGCTCCAGCCTTTCCCGGACCTCGAGGCCGAGACCGGAAAGATCCTGGGAGAGCTCCCGGAGGCGCCGGATCCCATGGCCTCGCTCTGGCTTCGCTGGCGCAGGCAGGGCGACGAAGGTGCTCGCGAACAACTGATCGATCACTATCTGCCCTATGCACGGATGATGGCGGCGATGGTCTACGGACGCCGCACCCACAACGACGTGGAGTTCGAGGACTACCTGCAGTTGGCACGTATCGGATTGCTTGAGGCCGTCGACCGTTTCGATCCCGATCGGGGGGCTCGGTTCAAGACCTTCGCGGCGAGGCGCGTGCAGGGCGCCGTTCTCAACGGGCTGACACGTCTCACCGAGAAGAATCAGCAGATCAGCGCCCAGATGCGCCTGCGGCGGGAGCGGCTCGAGGCCGTCAAGGAGGCCGCCTCGGCGGAGGTTGCCGGCGACAACGCAAGCATCGTCGATGACAAGGCCCCGGGTGCAGACAAGCTGTTTCGGTACCTGGCGGAGGTCGGCATCGGGATTGCGCTGGGTGTCCTGCTCGAAGGCACGGGCATGGTGGATGCCGAGGCCTTCGACAACAATGACCATGTCGCTTCGCCGGAGGTCAGCTATTTTCGAAAATCCGAGATCCTGCAGTTGCACGCGGTCTTGCGCGGCTTGGTGGACCAATTGGGCGAGCGGCAGAAAACGGTGATCCGCTACCACTATCTGCAGGAGATCCCGTTCGACGAGATCGCCAGATCCATGAACATCACGCGCGGGCGCGTTTCGCAGTTGCATCGGGAGGGCCTGTCGCGGTTGCGCGAACTGCTCCGCAAGGATGCACGCTGCGACGTGTCCTGGTGA